The nucleotide sequence GACCGCTCCTCGCCAGCTGGCGGGCCGCCTGCTCGTCGACCGGCGCCGCGCGCGGGCGCACCAGCTCGCGACCGTTGGCGAAGATCCACCCCGGTTGACCGACACCGGCGCGCGTCTCCGGCCGCAAGCGCTCGCCCGAAGCGAGCTCGGAGGCGGCAAGGTCGGCCAGGGAACTCGCGCGCTCACGGGCGAGCGCCGTGGCGTCGCGGTTGAGCGTGACGCTGAACACCAGGTTGAAGGCGGCGGTCAACACGGTGAGCCCGACGATCGCGCCCGTCAGCAGCGCGAGAGTGAGGCGCGTACGCAGCGTCAAGGGGCGCATCAGGCGTCGGAAGTTTCGACTCCCTGAGCCTCCTCGTCGCTCTCTAGTCGATAGCCGATCCCCCGCACGGTGTCGATCCTCGCACGGCTGCCGAGCCGCTGGAGCTTGCGCCGCAGCCGAGCAACGTAGACCTCGAGGGTGTTGTCGCGGACGATCGCGCCCGCCGGCCACGCCGCTCGGACGAGCTCCTCGCGGGTCGTCGTACGGCCGGCACGCGTGAACAGCACGCCAGCCAAGCGGAACTCGGTGGGCGTGAGCCGCTCGCAGACCGAGCCGCGGCTGATCGTGAACTCCGTGGGATCAAGCTCGAGGTCGGCGGTAACCAATCGCTGCGGCGTCGAAGCCCGGCGCAACAAGGCGCGGATCCGCGCGACCAGCTCCTCGAGATCGAAGGGCTTCGTGACGTAGTCGTCGCCACCGGCGGCAAAGCCGCCGAGCCGATCAGGCAAGGCATCGCGGGCCGTGAGAAACAGCACGGGCGCTGCGATGCCGCGCGCGCGCAGCGCCTGACAGACGTCGCGGCCGTCGGAGTCGGGCAGGCCGATGTCGATCACGAAGAGGTCCGGCCCGACCGCCTCCGCGAACTCCAGCGCTCCTTGGCCGGTAGCGGTCGCCAGCACGCGCATCCCCTCCTCCTTGAGGGTGCGCACGAGCACTTCGCGCAGCACGCGGTCGTCCTCGGCGACCACCAACAGCGGTGCTGCGACCTCGCTCGTACCGACGTTCCCAACCGACATCGCGCTTCAACGTAGTGAGAGCGCGTCGGGGCCGGCCCGCGGGCCGGCCCCGACTGGACGCAGGAGGACTCCTTACCGCCTGCGCAAGCTGCGCTCGGCGCTGCTCTCAGACGCCCCGGCGGGTCTTGCCGACCGCGCGGCGGTAGTAGCGACGCACCCGCCGGCGGTGGTGACGACGCACCCGACGGCCGTTGTTGTGCTTGACGGTCGACCGCGGCGAGGCGTTCTTGCTGGGCGCAGTTGCGGCGACCGCGCCACCGGGCGCTACTCCGCCAGCCAGCAGAGCGAGCGCCACCGTTCCGATCGTGAGCTTGCGCAGCCGTTGCTTGGCGTGCTTCATGAACCTGCTCCTTTCACTTGCCGATGTTCCGTCGACTGCGACCTGAGAGCCGCCTGTCGCGGCCCGACATCGACGGTGACGGCTGAGGCTGATTCCGACCTGAGCACTGACCGCCGGCGCGATTCAGGTTTTGTTCAGCTCGCGTCCGTAGCTTGCGGGCAGGCCGTGCGGCGCACACAAGCCCAGCCGCAGCCCGTGCGGAACCACCTCGCCGCCGGTGGCTGCCGCCCAGCAAAGTGAGCGATCGACGCCGACAATCACCCGCCGCGCCCCAGCGCCGTACGGCGCTGGTGCTGTCTGCGGATGTCGGCGAGGGTCACCTCGCGAGCGCACGTGCCCTGGTCGCCCAAGCGCAGGCGTGGGGCGGGCCGGACCTCGTACACCGCGACGGTTTGCGCTGCTTCGGGCGGATCGCAGCGTTCGTCATCCGCGAGGGCTACCGCGTGCAGCTGCGGTACGCACCGTGGACGTTCCCGATCCTCTACGCGCTGTTCATGCACGTGCCGGGGGCCCGTGCGCTCGGCGCGCGGCTGCTCTACTTGCTCGGTCGCCGACGCCTTGCGGCGCTCATTGCCCAGGAGCGCGCGGAGGTCGTGGTTTCGACCCATCCCGCGTTGACCGCCGCGCTCGGCGAGATGCGGCGCCGGCGACGTCTCGAGGTGCCGGTTTGCGCGGCGATCACCGACTTCGCCGACTGGGAGATCTGGGCGCACCGCGGCGTCGACCTGCACCTCGTTTGTCACGAGGTGGGCCTGCGCGCGGTCGAGCGGATCACCGGTCCGGGTGGCGCTCGCGTCGTCCGACCACTGGTCGCTCCGGAGCTTTTCGAGCGCGTCGATCGCTCGCGTCTGCGTGCCGAACTCGAGCTGCCCCAGGAGCGACCGCTGGTCGTCGTCTCCGGCGGCGGATGGGGCGTCGGCGACCTCGAGGGGGCTGTCTGCGCCGCTCTCTCGCTCGATCGCGCGTACGTGGTGTGCGTCTGCGGACGCAACGAGCAACTGCGTGCGCGCCTCGCGGCTCGCTTCGCGCGGGAGGAGCGCCTCCGCGTGCTCGGCTACACCCGCCGCATGCGCGACCTGCTGCGCGCGGCCGATGTCGTGGTGCACTCCACCGGCGGCGTGACTTCGCTCGAGGCGATTGCCTGCGGCACCCCCCTCGTCACCTTCGGCGCGGACTTCGCGCACATCCGTATCCACAACCGGACGCTCTCCGCGCTGGGCCTCGCGACGGTGTGTTCGACGCGAGCCGAGCTCGCCGACACGCTCGCACGGATGCTGACGACCGACGCCCGCCCAGCGGCTCCCCCGCTAGCCGCCGCCGACGAAGCGCCCGCGCTGCTCGCACAACTGACACCGCGCGTGCGGCCGTTGCCACTCTGGCGGCTCGCGGCCGCGCGGGCGGCCACCTCCGTGGCGATCTCCGCGGCGCTCGCCGCCTGGCTTTTGACGACCGATGACGCGCGCTGGGCGACCGATCGCGTGCCGGCGCTGCGGCCCACGGTGGCCGTCGCCGCGCGCAGTCCGATTACACCCACGGTGGTCGAGGCGCCACGCACCGCGCTCGCTCCGCTCGGCCGCTTGCTGAGCGCGCACTGCGGAGCACTGTCGGTCGCGGTCGACGGGGTGCCGAACACGGCCGACGTCGCACGCCTGCACAGCGAGCACATCAGCCTGGTCCCAACCCTCCACGCGCGCTCCTCCCTAAGCCTGCTCCACGAGCGGCGAGCGCTCGCCCGGGCTGCCCGCCGGCTGGGACTGCGACGCGGCTTCGGAGTGCTGGTGACTGGTCACAGCGTCGCGCCCGTGCACTACCTGCTGGCGCGCTCGGTCGGCGGGAAGCCGTTCGCCGGTGCCGTCGAGATCGATCTAACCGGACTACGTAGCCCGCGGGCGCTCGCGCACCTGCTCAACCGGCGTACGCGCGCCGCGCGCCGCTCCCACCGGATCGTCGTCTTGAAGCTTCACGACGGCTCGCCGGCGACGCTCGCGGAGCTCGCAACGGCGCTTTCGCGGCTCGGGGTCGAGGGCTCCTTGCACGCGCCGCTCGTCGCATCCACCACCGCCGCCAGGGTGGGTAGCCGCGCGAGCGTCACGACCGCACACACGAGGATCGCGAGCCCCGCGACCAGGACAGCCACGCCGGGTCCCTGCGCGGCCGAACGCTCGTGAAGCACCGTTACCCCGAAGACAACAGGGACAGCCGCCTGCGTCGCGAACACCGTGGGGCAAACGCGCGACGCCGGGCGCTCCTGGAAAGCGCTCATCTCGGCCAACGTCGCGAGCAGCGAGGCGACGCCGGTCGCGAGCGCGTAGACGCCACCGGCAAGCAAGGCGCCGGCGGCCAGACGGTCGCTCATCAACTTCGTGGTGATCGCCGAAAGCGCGAAACCGGCGCCCGCGGCGAAGGGAGCGAGCGCCGTAGCGGGTCGACGCACGAGCAGCGGCAGCACGGTCAACAGCGCGAGCGTCCCGATACCGACCGACAGCTCGAACGGAGCGTAGTGCACGAAGCGCGGTTCCTCCCCCGGAGAACTGGCGGCCAGCAGGGCAACGCCGACGACCAAGCCGAGAACCGCCAGGACCTCGCTCACGCCGACCGCCTCGCCGAGGCGCCGGTGGCCGGCCCACAGCAGCACCAAAAGCCCGAGCGCGAGCACTGGCTGCACCACCGACAGCGGCGCCAGCGCCAGGGCGAGTGCGTTGAGCGGCCACCCCGCCGTCACCAACGCCGTCGCCAGAAGCCAACCGGGGCGTTTGGCAAGGCGCACCAAAAGCGATGGCCGCAGCGAAAGTTCGACCGGTTCTTTGCGAACCTCCGCGGCTTGCGGAACAGCGCCGGCGTTGTAGAAGACGGCGGCGAGCGCCGCCAGCAGCACACCCTCGAGCTGATGCATCACTGCGATGGAGCGTAGAGCGCACCGATCCCACGGCATCGCGCTGGCCTTGAGCGTCGCCGGGGCGACCGCCTGGCTTTACCACGCCGCTCCAGCGCTGGCCGCCCCCTTGGCCGCGCTGCGACACCAACTGGGTGTGGTCGACACGGTGCCGGGCGGCCGCGTAGCGCTCACCTTCGACGACGGTCCACACCCGCTGGCGACGCCTGCGGTTCTCGCCACGCTCGCCGAGCGGTCGGCGCCTGCGACCTTCTTTCTGGTCGCCGAGCAGGCGCAGCGCTACCCCCACCTCGTGCGCGAGATCGTCGAAGCCGGCCACCGCGTGGCCCTGCACGGCTTGCGCCATCGCAACCTGCTGCGGCTGGGACGCCGCGCGACCCGCAACGACCTGCTGCGGGGCGCGGCGGTGCTCGAGGACCTCATCGCCACGCGCCTGCGGCACTACCGGCCGCCGTACGGCGTCCTCAACCGTACGGCCCTTGAAACGGCCGCCGAACAGGGCTGGACGGTCTGGCTTTGGCGGCGCTGGGGTCGGGATTGGGAGGCTCAGGCCACGGCGGCGACCGTCGCGCAGCGACTAACCGCGGGGTTACGAGCTGGCGACGTGCTTCTGCTGCACGACTCCGACGCCTACGCGGCGCCCGGGTCGTGGCGGGCGACCGTCGGGGCACTGCCGTCAGTCCTCGACATGCTCGAGGCCCGCGGCCTCGAGCCGATCGCGCTACCCGACTGAGATATGGCCGCACAAGGGGTAGGGGCAAGCACCTGGGGAAGCCACCTGCGGGCAGCCGTGAGCGCCGCCGCTGTTCGCCGCCCACGCGCTGCGAGCGACCCGCGCGTGGTCCTTCTCGCCCTCCTTGCGTTTGCTCTGCTGCTGCGTCTAGGGGCGCTGGGCGAGAGCTTCTGGTACGACGAGTCGTACACCGCCTACATCGTGGCGCAGCGTCCCCTGCACGCGCTCGAGCTGATCCCCGCGACGGAGTCGACGCCGCCCCTCTACTACGCGATCGCGTGGCTTTGGGTTCAGCTCTTCGGGGGCGGAGAGGTTGCTCTGCGGTCGCTCTCCCTCGTGGCCGGCCTCGGCACCGTCTACGTGCTCTACCTGCTCGGCCGGGAGCTCGCTCCGGCGGGCCGCGAGCGCGCCGCGGCGGCGACCTGCGCCTTGGTCGGCGCGAGCTCCCCCTTGCTGGCGTGGTACGCAAGCGAGGCCCGCGCCTACGCGCTGTTCGCTCTCTGGTGCGCTCTCGCCACGCTGCTTTTCGCCCGCGCGCTGCGCGAACCGAGCAGTCGAGGCCTTTGGTGGTACGGGGCGACGGCTGCGGCCGCTCTTGCCACGCACTACTTCGCGGTCTTCGTGATCGGCCCCCAGCTCGTCCTGCTGCTCGCTCGGCTGCGCTGGCGCGGCGCCTGGCGAGCGCTCGCGCTGCCGGCGGCGAGCGGTCTGGCGCTCGCCCCGTTGGCGCTCGCCCAGCTCGGCTCGCGACGCACCGACTGGATAACCGAGTCGCCGCTAACGGAACGTGCCTGGCACGCCTTGGTCCACTTCGCGGCGGGCTTCAAGCCACCGCTGGTGCCGGCACTGCTAGCGCTGCTGCTTTTTTGGGGCGGCGTCGGCGCCGTCGCGCTGCGTCCGCCGCGCGACCTCGACCCCCGCGCGCGCACCGTCGCTTTGCTCGCGTTGGCGGGCATCGCGAGCTCGCTGGTGCTCGCGCCGCTCGGGCTTGACCGTGTGCTGACCCGCAACCTCCTCGGCAGCTGGCCACTACTGGCGGTCCCCGCTGCTCTGGCGGCGCTCAGCGCGACGGGCCGCGCGCGGCGCGCGGCGGTCGCGGCACTGGCCGTCTGGTGTGCGCTGAGCGGGCTGCTCACCGCGCGGATCGGCAGCCACCCGTGGTTGCGCCGCCCCGACTGGCGCGAGGCGGCCCACTTCGTTGCTTCCGGAGACCGTCCCCAGCTGGTGGTGGTACCCGCTTACCCGCACCTACTGCCGCTGCGCATCTACCTCCCCCAGCTGCGACGCGCCCCTGCCGGGCGCGTCGCCTACCGCGAAATCGATCTGATCGTGCCGCGCGGAAGCGGCGGTGACGGCTGCTGGTGGGGAGCGCTCTGCAACCTCCCCCGCGCACCGCTACCGCGGCGCCAGCCGGCGGGCTTCCGGCCGGCGCTCGTGCGCAGCGCGCACGGGCTCGTCTACGAGCGCCTGCTTCCGACCCGACGCGGCGTCGAGGTTTCGGCGCAGGAGGCGCTGCGGGTCCTCGCCCCGCCCGGTCCGAACGGTGCCTTCTGGCAACGCGGCGCCGTCAACGGGCGAAAATCACACCCGGGTTCAAAAGACCGCGCGGATCGAAGGCGCGCTTGACCGCTCGCATCAACGCGATCTCGCGCTCGCTGCGCACCAGACTCAGGTAACGCGCCTTGGCGGTGCCGATGCCGTGCTCGCCGCTGATCGTGCCCCCACACGCGGCCGCCAGGGCGAGCACCGCTGCGTCCACCTCCTCTGCCTCCGGCGGCGGCCCGAGCACGTTCACATGGACGTTGCCGTCAGCGAGATGACCGAAACAGAAAACGCGCGTGCCCGCGCCGAAGCGCTCGCCGACGAGCGCGCGCAAGCGCTGGTCGAACTCGGCCAGTCGCGACGGCGGCACGGCGACGTCCAGTTTGTGTGGCACGCCGGTGCGTGCCAGCGCCTCCGGCACCGCCTCGCGGAACCGCCAGAGGCGCCTGCGCTGCCTCTCGTCGGTGGCGAGCACGGTGTGCTCAGGCGCCCCGCCGGCGCGCAGGAACGCCGCCAACTGGTCGACCTCGGCGGCGTCCCCACCCGCCTCGCATAGCAGCACCACACCGCCGTCGCGGAGCGCTGATCGCAGAGGCTCGGGCGGCGCCAGCGCCAGGCGCTCGGCAACCAGTGCCAGCGACGACGAGCACATGAACTCGAGCGCCTCGAGCGCGGGGACCCGCTCTTTGAGCGCGAGCGCTAGCTCGACCGCTCGCGCCAGACCGTCGAGCGCGAGCAGGGCGGTGGCGCGACGGCGTGGACGGCGCACCAACTCCCAGGTGACGGCGGTGATGATCGCCAGCGTTCCCTCGCTTCCCACCACCAAAGGCGCCAAGCGGTAACCGGCGTTGTCCTTCGGAGCTCGCGGCGCGAGCTCGACCAGCGAACCGTCGGCGAGCACTACCTCGAGGCCCCGCACACGGGCCCGCGCGGTGCCGTAACGGAGAGCACTGTGGCCGCCCGCGTCGCAAGCGACGAGGCCGCCCACTGTCGCCGAGTCGCGGGCAGCCAGGTCGAGACCGGCGGCGAGCCGGTGCGGGCGGGCCAGCGCGTCGAGCTCGGCCAGCGTCAGGCCCGCGCCGACCCGGACGCTGCCGCTCGCCCGATCGACCTCGCCGCGTCCACGAAGCCGCTTCAGCGACACCACCACCTCGCCGTGGCGGGCGATCGACCCGCCGACGAGACCGGTGTTGCCGCCTTGCGGCACGACGCCGACCCCATGCTCTGCGGCGACGCGCACCACCGCTGCTACTTGCTCGGCGTCGGCGGGCACCACCGCCGCTGCCGCCCGCCCCCGGAAGCGGCCGGTCCAATCGCACTCGAACGACGCGAGGCGGGCGGGGTCGCTGATCACGTGTGACGAGCCGACCGCCGCCGCCAAAGCGGCCACGAGCGGACCGCCCGCCCGCCCCCGCGCGCTCGCCGTCGGCGACCTACGCATGCGCGCCGCCGGTCGCGTATCTTGGTTTTCGGGGTACGAGCGACCGGGCCGGCGCGGCTCGGCGCGACGAGGGCAGGGGTATGAACCGACCGACAGTGAGCGGCGCGCGGATGCGCGTCATCCGGTTTTTCCTCTTCTGTGCCGTGCTCGCCGCATGGGCTCTGACCGCTGGGTCAGCGTACGCACGGGTCGACTCCGTCTTCGGAGGTCGCGTCGCGTGCACCGCGAGCGGAACGATCCGCGTCTGCAACGGCAGCTCCTCGAATCTGGTTCCCACCTTCGACGGCGTGCCCTTGGACGTGACGGTCGCCCTACCGGCTGAGCCGACGGGCGGCACCGACGGCAACTACCCGCTGCTGATCATGATGCACGGCTGGGGCGGGCAGAAGCTGTCGGTCGACGCGCTGCGTCCCTGGGCGGAGCGCGGCTACACGGTGCTGACCTTCACCTTCCGCGGCTTCGGCGAGTCGTGCGGCGCGCGCGCGCCCAGGCGCGCCTGACGCAAGCCGCCGCCTGCGCCCAGGGCTACATCCGGCTGATGGACACCCGCTACGAGGTTCGCGACGCGCAGTACCTGGCGGGGCTGCTCGCCGACCAGGAAACGGCGCCCGGCGTCGGTCTCATCGATCCCCAGCGGATCGGTGTAACCGGCGTCTCTTACGGCGGCGGCGCGTCGATGGCGTTGGCGGCCCTGCGCGACCGCGTCATGCGCCTCGACGGGTCGTACATGCCCTGGCGCAGCCCGCAGGGAAAGCCGCTGCGAATCGCCGCCGCCGCGCCCGAGATCCCGTGGAGCGACCTCGCCTATTCGCTGGTGCCGAACGGTCGCACCCTCGACTACGTCACCGACGCTCAGTACGGCCAACCGGTCGGCGTGATGAAGCAGTCGTACGTCAGTGGCCTGTTCGCGCTCGGCCTGGCGAACGGTCAGTACGCACCGCCGGGCAGCAACCCCGAGGCCGACATCGTCACGTGGTTCGCCCTCCTCAACCTCGGCGACCCGTACGACGCGAACCCGCGCGTGCCGGAGATTCTCGAGGAGGTTCGCAAGCACCACTCCTCCTACACGATCGATGACTCCGAGCCGCCGGCGCCGCTGCTGATTTCGAACGGCTTCACCGACGATCTCTTCCCGATCGACGAAGCGCTGCGCTTCTACAACCGCGCGCGAACACGCCACCCCGACGCCTGGATCTCCCTCTTCTTCCTCGACTACGGGCACGCGCGGGGCCAGAACAAGCCCGCCGAGGTCGCCCTGCTGCGCGCCCGGCAGCGCGAGTTCTTCGATTACTTCCTGAAGGGGGAGGGCTCGGAGCCGCGCGCCGGCGTTGACGTGGTGCCACAGACCTGCGGCGCGAGTTCCGCCGCGCCGGTCGCGATCCACGCCGACAGTTGGGCGCAGCTAGCGCGCGGCGAGGTGCGGTTCCACGACGAGGCGGCGCGAACGTTGGCGTCGGTCGGCGGCGACCCGACGCGCGCAGCAACCTTCGACCCGATCGCCGGGAAGGGCGCCTGCGCGACGGTGCCAGCCGACGATGACCCGACGACTGTTAACTACCGCCTCCCGACGGTCGCGGGCGACGGTTACACGCTCGCCGGATCGCCGACCGTGATCGCCGATATCGAATCGCCGGTGCCGGGGGCGCAGCTCGCCGCGCGGTTGCTCGACGTCGCCCCCAACGGCAGTTCGACGCTGGTCGCCCGCGCGCTGTACCGCCCGGATCCCTCGGGACGCCAGGTGTTCCAGCTGCACGGCAACGTCTGGCGCTTCGCTCCCGGGCACGTACCGAAGCTCGAGCTGCTGCCTCGCGACGCTCCTTACGGTCGGCCCTCGAACGCGCCGTTCACGATCACGATCTCGAAGCTCGAGCTGCGCCTGCCGGTGCTCGAGCGTCCCGACTGCCGAGTGATCCTGGCGCCTGCGGCGAAGCTCCTACCGCCCGGACAAACGCTGGCCCGCGACTTCGCGGCGCTCGCCGCTTCCCCGGATCCCTGCACCCCGCCGGCGTCTGGCGGTCCGGCTGGCGGCGCGGGCAGCCCGCCGAGCGGCGGTGGTGGCGGACCTGTGGGCGAGCAGCCGGGCGGTCCGCCCGGGGGGCAGCCCCCGGGCCAGACCGCGGACAACCCGAACCCCGGTGAAAACAAGCGCCCACCGAACCCCGCACCGGGCGGTCGGCCGCGCGCCGAGCGCACCGCTCGCGCACAGGCCCCGGCATGCGTGGCGCCGCGCGCTCGCGTCAACGGGCGCAGCGTCGGCCGCTTCCGGCTCGGCGCCACGCTCGGCGAGCTGGTGCGGGCGATCGGTCAGCCGGCGGACCAGCGTGGGCGTCTGGCGCGCTGGTGCGTGCGCGGCACACGGTCGCTCGTGACCGTCGCTTTCGATCGTCGCGACCGCGTGCGAGCGGTGGTGACGAGCGCTCCCGGTCACCGTTACGGCGCGCTCGCGCCGGGCGCAAAAGCACCGCCCGTGCTTCTCAAGCGGGCCCGCTCGGGACCCTTCGGGACGCGCCTTGCGCGACTCTCCACACGCGCTTCGATCTACGCCGTATTGCGACGGGGTCGGGTAGTGGCAATCGTCGTTGGCGACCGCGGCGCGATCGCCCCCGCGCTCAGCAGCCGCCGGTAAGCGCCGTGCTGGCAAACCCGCGGGCAACCGACAGCCGGGCGGCGAGCTGGCGGCTGGCGGTCGCGGCCGCAGCCGCGGTCGCGGCTTTCGCCTGCACGCTTGCAGCCCCGCCAGCGGCAAGCGCGGCGCGTCCGGCGAGTGCGGCCCGCTCGCCGCTCGGTGGACTCGCGCCCGGCGTGCCAGCGGCCGCGTTGCGCCCCGAACCAACGCTTGCGAGCCCGCGCGGCTGGCCGTTCCCTGGGCGCTTCCCGCGGACCTCCGGCAGCGGCCGGCTGAGTGGCGGCGCGCTGCTGTGGAGCGACTTCATCTACGACGACCATGGAGCCGCCGGAGCCGGCCCCAATCCGACGCCAACGAACCTCGCTGCGAGCAACGGCAGCTACCGCTACCCGAGCGGTCCGGCGCACAACAACGGCGCCGACGTTTTCCGCGTGGCGATCGGCTTGACGCGGGAAGCGACTTGGTGGCGAGTCGATTGGAACACGCTCGCCGACACGAGCGTGCCGATCGCCTCGTTCGCGCTCGATACCGATGGCGACCCAAGCACCGGTGCGGCGAGCTGGCCTGGCATACCCGGTCTCGAGGCGCGCGGCAGCGAGCTCGCGCTGGCGATCTCCGCGCGCGGCGCCTGGCTGGTGCGACCGGACGGCACGAGCACGCCGGTGACGAGCCTCGGCGGGAGCCTTCACGTCGACCGCGCGGCCCGTTCGTTCTACGTGCGCCTGCCGCGCCGTCGCTTCCCCGTAGCGGGAACCTGGATCGTGCGTCTCGCCGCCGGCCTCGCCACCCCCGACGGCCGCTCGTTCGCGGCGGTCACTAACGATCGCGGCGCGCTACCGGGCCAGCCACCCGTCTACGACCTGGGCATCCAACCGGCGCGGCTCGAGCCGCTGCGCGGCAACTTCTGGATGGAGGACGCGCAAGCGGCGGCGCTCGCCGCCGGTGACGCCGGCCCCTTCGCGACGACCGTCCGCTGGCGCGACCTCGCACGCCGCATCACCACGAGCGCGGCGCCGCCATCCGGGTACTCCAATCGGTGGTACGTGTCGTCGATCGCCCCGGGCGAGGGCGTGGTCGCCGACTCCTCGCCGACGGGCGATCTGCGACCGAACTTCCTCGGTCGCGTACAACCGTTCGGCATCTGGGTGGCGCATGACCTCGACCGTCGGCGGCCAGCGCAACTGGTGTTTCTGCTGCACTCGCTGGGTGTCCAACACAACCAGTACTCGGCGCTGAATCCGCACTTCGTCGAACAAGTCTGCGACCGTCCCCAGACGATCTGCGCGAGCCCGCTCGGTCGTGGTCCCGACGGCTGGTGGCTGAACGAGGCGGAGCTCGACTTCTTCGAGGTCTGGCGCTCGCTGGCCCACGACTTCCGCCTCGACCCCGGCCGCACGATCGTCGCCGGCTACTCGATGGGCGGCTTCGGCGCCTACCGCTTCGCGCTCGGTTACCCGGATCTCTTCGCCAAGGCGGTGGCGCTCGCCGGGCCGCCGATCGTCGGTATACGCGTGGTCGAAGGTCTGGAAACACCGGCGAGCGCGGACGGCCCGCGCGTCGATACCGCACCGTTGGTGGAGAACGCCCGCTGGGTGCCGTTCTTCATCGGTCAGGGGGCGATCGACGAGCTCGTTCCGGTGACCGGTGTGCTCCAGCAAGTCGACCGCTTCGAGCGCCTCGGCTACCGCTATCGGTTCGAGCTCTACCCCGCCAAGGACCACCTCGCCTGGGCTGCCGAGGACGCGTTCGAGGGGGCGATTCGCTTCATCGACCGCAGCTCACGCAACCGCGCTCCGGGCAGCTTCGTCCTCGTCATCGACCCGAAGCTGGCGCGTCCCGACCTCGGCGTCGGCGCCCAAGGCGCGTGGTGGCTCGGTGACGTGCGCGCGCGCTCGCCCGAACTGGCGCGCATCGAGGCGCGCTCGGGCCTGTTCCGTGATCCGTCGGTCGAGTCGCAGCGCACGGTCGAACCGGTGTCGTATCCGGGTGGGTCGAACGAAGCCTACGGCAGCTTGGGGGCAGTGCTGGGACGCATCGGAGAGCAGTTGGGTGGGCTCGTGCCGGCGCCCGCCCTGGCCGCCGACCCGACGGCCGGTGTGCGCGTCGAGCGCCGGTGGCTGTTCGGTCCGCCGCAGCCGCTCCGCGCCAAAGTAGTCAGGGCTGTCGACGCAGCGGAGTCGACGACGAGCGCTACCGCGACGGCAGGTAGACGCTGCGCCCGACAGCGATCGCGACCACGCGACCCTTGCGCACCAGCACGTAGACGCGTCCACGCCGCGTGATCCGGAAGGCCCGCAGCCGCGTGCTCGCCGCGGACCGAGTGCCATAGCGCGCGCCTGGATGGAGCCGCCCGAAGCGGTGACCGCGAGCGCTAGTCACGATCGCCACCGCCCGGCCGCCGCGACCGGCGAACACCACGTCCACGCGACCGCCGCCACGCACACACCAGCTCGCTGCCCGCTTGCCGCTGGCCACCGGCGGACCGATCGTGCGCTGCAGCGAGGCCAGCGTGGCACCGAGCCGGAAGCGCCCAAGACCGAGTTTGGTGACCCTCGCTCTGGCGCCGACGCAGCGGCGCGCGGAGCGGCCGCGCCGGCGCGGCGCTGGCGCGGGCACCGCGCGACCGCGATTAGCCCCAGGTGCCCCTTGGCCGCCGCCGCCCGTGCCGCCACCCGCGCCGCCGTTGTTGCCGCTAGGGCCGGCGCCGTTGCCGCCCGTGCCGGGCGGCGGCGGCGAGACCTCGACACCGCGGCGGGTGTCGACGACGGCCGGCAAACCGACGTTGCCCTGGTCGTCGACCGCCCGCACCGCGAGGTACCGGAGGGGCTGCGTAGCCAAACGCAGAGCGACCCTTTGACCGGGAGCGCCAACCTGTCCCTCGAACTCCAGGCTGCGTGCCTCGGCGAACGACGCCGGTGTGATCGGCCGTGAGTCGGTG is from Thermoleophilum album and encodes:
- a CDS encoding alpha/beta hydrolase-fold protein gives rise to the protein MLANPRATDSRAASWRLAVAAAAAVAAFACTLAAPPAASAARPASAARSPLGGLAPGVPAAALRPEPTLASPRGWPFPGRFPRTSGSGRLSGGALLWSDFIYDDHGAAGAGPNPTPTNLAASNGSYRYPSGPAHNNGADVFRVAIGLTREATWWRVDWNTLADTSVPIASFALDTDGDPSTGAASWPGIPGLEARGSELALAISARGAWLVRPDGTSTPVTSLGGSLHVDRAARSFYVRLPRRRFPVAGTWIVRLAAGLATPDGRSFAAVTNDRGALPGQPPVYDLGIQPARLEPLRGNFWMEDAQAAALAAGDAGPFATTVRWRDLARRITTSAAPPSGYSNRWYVSSIAPGEGVVADSSPTGDLRPNFLGRVQPFGIWVAHDLDRRRPAQLVFLLHSLGVQHNQYSALNPHFVEQVCDRPQTICASPLGRGPDGWWLNEAELDFFEVWRSLAHDFRLDPGRTIVAGYSMGGFGAYRFALGYPDLFAKAVALAGPPIVGIRVVEGLETPASADGPRVDTAPLVENARWVPFFIGQGAIDELVPVTGVLQQVDRFERLGYRYRFELYPAKDHLAWAAEDAFEGAIRFIDRSSRNRAPGSFVLVIDPKLARPDLGVGAQGAWWLGDVRARSPELARIEARSGLFRDPSVESQRTVEPVSYPGGSNEAYGSLGAVLGRIGEQLGGLVPAPALAADPTAGVRVERRWLFGPPQPLRAKVVRAVDAAESTTSATATAGRRCARQRSRPRDPCAPARRRVHAA